One genomic window of Streptomyces sp. NBC_01276 includes the following:
- a CDS encoding pirin family protein, which translates to MSNLDRQPALATCGGRGFVVAEPVRELLSPRTVKLGEATEVRRLLPNLGRRMVGAWCFVDHYGPDDIADEPGMQVAPHPHTGLQTVSWLHEGEVLHRDSVGSLATIRPRELGLMTSGRGISHSEESPRPHARFLHGAQLWVALPDAHRDVDPHFQHHADLPTVTAPGLTATVILGTLDTAASPGTAYTPIVGADLTLAAGTDTRLPLDPDFEYAVLSMSGEARVDDVPVLPGSMLYLGCGRTELPLRALSDAGLMLLGGEPFEEEIVMFWNWIGRSQEDIAGFREEWMNGTRYGEVKGYDGPPIPAPELPPTRLKPRGRVR; encoded by the coding sequence ATGAGCAATCTCGATCGCCAGCCCGCTCTCGCCACCTGCGGCGGCCGCGGCTTCGTCGTCGCCGAACCGGTCCGCGAACTCCTCAGCCCGCGCACGGTCAAGCTCGGCGAGGCCACCGAGGTCCGCCGCCTCCTGCCGAACCTGGGCCGCCGCATGGTGGGGGCCTGGTGCTTCGTCGACCACTACGGCCCGGACGACATCGCGGACGAGCCCGGCATGCAGGTCGCCCCGCACCCGCACACCGGCCTCCAGACGGTCAGCTGGCTGCACGAGGGCGAGGTCCTGCACCGCGACAGCGTCGGCAGCCTCGCCACGATCCGCCCGCGCGAGCTGGGCCTGATGACATCGGGCCGGGGCATCAGCCACTCCGAGGAGAGCCCCCGCCCGCACGCCCGCTTCCTGCACGGCGCCCAGCTGTGGGTGGCCCTGCCGGACGCCCACCGGGACGTGGACCCCCACTTCCAGCACCACGCCGACCTCCCGACGGTCACGGCCCCGGGCCTCACCGCGACCGTGATCCTGGGCACCCTCGACACGGCGGCCTCGCCCGGCACGGCGTACACCCCCATCGTCGGCGCGGACCTCACCCTCGCGGCCGGCACCGACACCCGCCTCCCCCTGGACCCGGACTTCGAGTACGCGGTCCTGTCGATGTCGGGCGAGGCCCGCGTCGACGACGTCCCCGTCCTCCCGGGCTCGATGCTCTACCTGGGCTGCGGCCGCACCGAACTCCCCCTGCGCGCCCTCTCGGACGCGGGCCTGATGCTGCTGGGGGGCGAGCCGTTCGAGGAGGAGATCGTCATGTTCTGGAACTGGATCGGACGGTCCCAAGAGGATATCGCAGGCTTCCGCGAGGAGTGGATGAACGGGACGCGCTACGGCGAGGTGAAGGGCTACGACGGCCCTCCGATTCCGGCCCCTGAGCTTCCTCCAACTCGCTTGAAGCCTAGGGGAAGAGTGCGCTGA
- a CDS encoding MerR family transcriptional regulator — MSNGARTDTGGERRYRREEVARAAGVKVRNLRYYQERGLLPPPRREGRIAWYSDDHLTRLRLVSDLLGRGYTVNGIAELLSAWEQGGGLSQLLGLEREMTRDWVQEDPVSMTRAELRELFGPAASAGDTRRAAELGYVRLDGDRVTYPSRRLLEATVALVRQGVPLAEILDAGEFVQSQAAALADRFVGLFRRHVIGPDGLEHLSATQLDHIREAVAALRPVAGEVVAAEFARAMARRVEAEVAELLRTEQ; from the coding sequence GTGAGCAACGGGGCGCGGACGGACACGGGCGGTGAGCGGCGCTACCGCCGCGAGGAGGTGGCCCGGGCGGCGGGCGTCAAGGTGCGCAACCTGCGCTACTACCAGGAGCGCGGGCTGCTCCCGCCGCCGCGCCGCGAGGGCCGGATCGCCTGGTACTCCGACGACCACCTGACCCGGCTGCGCCTGGTCAGCGACCTGCTGGGGCGCGGCTACACCGTCAACGGCATCGCGGAGCTGCTCTCCGCCTGGGAGCAGGGCGGCGGCCTGTCCCAACTCCTGGGCCTGGAGCGGGAGATGACCCGGGACTGGGTGCAGGAGGACCCGGTGTCGATGACCCGGGCCGAGCTGCGCGAACTCTTCGGCCCGGCGGCTTCGGCCGGCGACACCCGGCGGGCGGCCGAGCTGGGCTACGTACGCCTGGACGGGGACCGGGTCACGTACCCGAGCCGGCGGCTGCTGGAGGCCACGGTGGCGCTGGTGCGGCAGGGGGTGCCGCTGGCGGAGATCCTGGACGCCGGGGAGTTCGTCCAGTCCCAGGCGGCCGCGCTCGCGGACCGGTTCGTGGGACTGTTCCGCCGGCATGTGATCGGCCCGGACGGGCTGGAGCATCTTTCGGCCACCCAGCTGGATCACATCCGGGAGGCGGTGGCGGCCCTGCGGCCCGTCGCGGGTGAGGTGGTGGCCGCGGAATTCGCGCGGGCGATGGCGCGGCGGGTGGAGGCGGAGGTAGCCGAACTGCTGCGTACGGAGCAGTAG
- a CDS encoding DUF6230 family protein codes for MASPDAADAADRGEGRVRWRRFALLTLPAVAVTAGLGIALAQGALAASFAVSGQQFKVSATSLEGEGFAQYGSVDVNAREELIPVAVTAIKEAKLHSLCQSVVTTLPVIGDISLNLTAGKKDPVEASNLFVDATQLAGDAVFKNIEIGRDASTLDKGPAEAVGMQDLFAQQADTVTISNLQQTAWATNAGTFKLSGLSMNISKGKKECF; via the coding sequence ATGGCCTCCCCGGACGCCGCGGACGCCGCCGACAGAGGTGAGGGCCGGGTCCGCTGGCGCCGCTTCGCCCTGTTGACCCTGCCCGCCGTGGCGGTGACCGCGGGGCTGGGCATCGCCCTCGCGCAGGGGGCGCTCGCCGCCTCCTTCGCTGTGTCGGGGCAGCAGTTCAAGGTGTCGGCGACGAGCCTGGAGGGCGAGGGCTTCGCCCAGTACGGCAGCGTCGACGTCAACGCCCGCGAGGAGCTCATCCCGGTGGCGGTCACCGCCATCAAGGAGGCAAAGCTGCACAGCCTCTGCCAGTCGGTGGTCACCACCCTCCCGGTCATCGGCGACATCTCGCTCAACCTGACCGCGGGCAAGAAGGACCCCGTCGAGGCCAGCAACCTGTTCGTGGACGCGACCCAGCTCGCCGGCGACGCGGTCTTCAAGAACATCGAGATCGGCCGCGACGCCTCCACCCTCGACAAGGGGCCGGCCGAGGCGGTCGGCATGCAGGACCTCTTCGCCCAGCAGGCCGACACGGTCACCATCTCCAACCTGCAGCAGACGGCGTGGGCGACCAACGCCGGCACCTTCAAGCTCTCCGGGCTGAGCATGAACATCAGCAAGGGCAAGAAGGAATGCTTCTGA
- a CDS encoding thioesterase II family protein, whose protein sequence is MTTYDAKKWFRVHRRVADPRLRLVCLPHAGGTAQLFHGWPALLPEDVEVLAVRYPGRQDRLAEACIDDMATLADAIEDALRPWLDRPLALFGHSMGACVAYELALRLEARGLVPEHLLVSAHEAPQRAERTALHSADDETLITRVRHLGDLHSEVYDIPELRDLLLPALRADYRLIEGYHLPHPTPVKAPITAYIGQDDPSCVLDRVLAWSDLAAPGFFELRSFPGDHFYLVPRETEVVADVAARLARAYGAGQA, encoded by the coding sequence ATGACGACATACGACGCCAAGAAGTGGTTCCGTGTCCACCGGCGCGTGGCGGACCCCAGGCTCCGACTGGTGTGCTTACCGCACGCCGGCGGCACGGCACAGCTGTTCCACGGCTGGCCCGCGCTGCTGCCGGAGGACGTCGAGGTGCTCGCCGTGCGGTACCCCGGCCGCCAGGACCGGCTCGCGGAAGCCTGCATCGACGACATGGCCACCCTGGCCGACGCGATCGAGGACGCGCTGCGGCCCTGGCTCGACCGGCCGCTGGCGCTCTTCGGGCACAGCATGGGCGCCTGCGTCGCCTACGAGCTGGCCCTGCGGCTGGAAGCCCGAGGCCTCGTCCCCGAGCACCTGCTGGTCTCCGCGCACGAGGCCCCCCAGCGGGCCGAACGCACCGCACTGCACAGTGCCGACGACGAGACCCTGATCACCCGCGTCCGGCACCTCGGTGACCTGCACTCCGAGGTCTACGACATCCCGGAGCTGCGTGACCTGCTGCTGCCCGCCCTCCGGGCGGACTACCGGCTCATCGAGGGCTACCACCTCCCGCATCCGACTCCGGTCAAGGCACCGATCACCGCGTACATCGGTCAGGACGATCCGAGTTGCGTGCTCGACCGGGTCCTCGCCTGGTCCGACCTCGCCGCCCCAGGTTTCTTTGAGCTGCGCTCGTTCCCCGGGGACCACTTCTATCTCGTGCCCCGGGAGACCGAAGTGGTCGCGGACGTGGCAGCACGCCTCGCGCGCGCGTACGGCGCGGGCCAGGCCTGA
- a CDS encoding SDR family NAD(P)-dependent oxidoreductase, with amino-acid sequence MVAFGPFEDFELGLWCQVQAVNVESALLLTQAFAPGMRERGFGRVVFIVSNTFWRPPGPHMLAYVASKGALIGMTHALAVGLGGHGIAVTAVAPGLTRTPATGLVPAEEFEEIAARQALPRPLTPDDTAAVVAMLVGEDAAALTGQVLTVDGGLVMRQERARRESGQGTPVRGSRSASPDGYVEGLGAWVLRGRRARGLA; translated from the coding sequence ATGGTCGCCTTCGGGCCGTTCGAGGACTTCGAACTCGGCCTGTGGTGTCAGGTCCAGGCAGTGAACGTCGAGTCGGCGCTGCTGCTCACCCAGGCGTTCGCGCCGGGGATGCGTGAGCGGGGCTTCGGCAGGGTGGTCTTCATCGTGTCCAACACGTTCTGGCGTCCCCCGGGCCCGCACATGCTCGCGTACGTGGCGTCCAAAGGGGCGTTGATCGGCATGACCCACGCCCTCGCCGTCGGGCTCGGCGGCCACGGGATCGCAGTCACGGCCGTGGCCCCGGGGCTGACCCGCACTCCGGCTACCGGCCTCGTGCCGGCGGAGGAGTTCGAGGAGATCGCGGCGCGCCAGGCGCTGCCCCGGCCGCTCACCCCCGACGACACCGCAGCTGTGGTGGCGATGCTCGTCGGCGAGGACGCCGCCGCCCTCACGGGCCAGGTGCTCACGGTCGACGGCGGCCTGGTGATGCGTCAGGAGCGGGCGAGACGGGAATCCGGACAGGGGACTCCCGTGCGCGGATCGCGTAGCGCCAGCCCCGATGGTTACGTAGAAGGTCTCGGGGCCTGGGTATTGCGCGGGCGGCGGGCACGAGGGCTTGCTTGA
- a CDS encoding tetratricopeptide repeat protein: MDVRTGKMTAGTGGDAYHLHGSAAERWARGQLFFEAREYATAARVLVSVAEEAPEQLAPRLLLARAYYHSAQLSRAESELRAILERWPVEEYARLMLGRTLERRGRADEARPHLRLAAAMAGEFPQ, encoded by the coding sequence ATGGACGTGAGGACGGGGAAGATGACGGCGGGCACCGGCGGGGACGCCTACCACCTGCACGGGAGTGCCGCCGAGCGCTGGGCTCGCGGGCAGCTGTTCTTCGAGGCCCGGGAGTACGCGACGGCCGCCCGCGTGCTGGTGTCGGTCGCCGAGGAGGCCCCGGAGCAGCTCGCTCCGCGGCTGCTGCTGGCCCGCGCCTACTACCACTCCGCGCAGCTCTCCCGCGCCGAGTCCGAGCTGCGCGCCATCCTGGAGCGGTGGCCGGTGGAGGAGTACGCGCGCCTGATGCTCGGCCGCACCCTGGAGCGGCGCGGCCGGGCCGACGAGGCCCGCCCGCACCTGCGGCTGGCGGCGGCGATGGCCGGCGAGTTCCCGCAGTAG
- a CDS encoding methyltransferase: MTTPFGSYELTRFPVDPRDQLRAWDAADEYLLRHLDAGTGERGPVDLAGAGQVTVVGDRWGALTTALAAYRPTQITDSSLTRAATEANLDRAGIGTAKSTVTLLTTQDAPPERIDVLLIRVPKSLALLEDQLYRLAPHVHAGTVVIGAGMVKEIHTSTLRLFEKVLGPTKTSLAEKKARLIFCTPTAPGAARPAGTDPWPVTYTVDEDGGSGAGLTVVNHAGIFCADRLDVGTRFFLQSIPTNTDGARVVDLGCGNGVVGTAVAVADPDAEVVFTDESYQAVASARATYEANVRPGRRTAEFRVGDGVAMLEPGSVDLVLNNPPFHSHQATTDATALRMFAQSRKVLRTGGELWVVANRHMGYHTHLRRLFGNSEVVASEPKFVVLRAVKREARQRPM, translated from the coding sequence CTGACCACGCCTTTCGGCTCCTACGAACTCACCCGTTTCCCCGTCGACCCGCGCGACCAGCTCCGCGCCTGGGACGCCGCCGACGAGTACCTGCTGCGTCATCTCGACGCCGGTACCGGCGAGCGCGGCCCGGTGGACCTGGCCGGCGCCGGGCAGGTCACCGTGGTCGGCGACCGCTGGGGGGCGCTGACGACGGCCCTGGCCGCGTACCGTCCCACGCAGATCACCGACTCCTCGCTGACCCGCGCCGCCACCGAGGCGAACCTGGACCGGGCCGGCATCGGCACGGCGAAGTCCACGGTGACCCTGCTGACCACGCAGGACGCGCCGCCCGAGCGTATCGACGTCCTGCTGATCAGGGTGCCCAAGAGCCTGGCGCTGCTTGAGGACCAGCTCTACCGGCTGGCCCCGCACGTGCACGCGGGCACCGTGGTCATCGGCGCCGGCATGGTGAAGGAGATCCACACCTCCACGCTGCGCCTGTTCGAGAAGGTCCTCGGGCCGACGAAGACCTCCCTCGCGGAGAAGAAGGCCCGCCTGATCTTCTGCACCCCCACCGCCCCGGGCGCGGCCCGGCCGGCGGGCACGGACCCGTGGCCGGTGACGTACACGGTGGACGAGGACGGGGGCTCGGGCGCCGGGCTGACCGTGGTCAACCACGCCGGGATCTTCTGCGCGGACCGGCTGGACGTCGGCACGCGCTTCTTCCTCCAGAGCATCCCGACGAACACGGACGGGGCCCGGGTCGTGGACCTGGGCTGCGGCAACGGCGTCGTCGGCACGGCGGTCGCCGTCGCCGACCCGGACGCCGAGGTCGTCTTCACGGACGAGTCGTACCAGGCGGTCGCCTCGGCGCGGGCGACCTACGAGGCCAACGTCCGGCCGGGCCGGCGCACGGCGGAGTTCCGGGTCGGCGACGGGGTCGCGATGCTGGAGCCGGGTTCGGTGGACCTGGTGCTCAACAACCCGCCCTTCCACTCGCACCAGGCGACGACGGACGCGACGGCGCTGCGCATGTTCGCGCAGTCCCGCAAGGTGCTGCGCACCGGCGGCGAGCTGTGGGTGGTGGCCAACCGCCACATGGGTTACCACACGCACCTGCGGCGGCTCTTCGGCAACAGCGAAGTCGTCGCGAGCGAGCCGAAGTTCGTGGTCCTGCGGGCGGTCAAGCGGGAGGCGCGGCAGCGCCCCATGTGA
- a CDS encoding thioredoxin family protein, translating into MATVELTKENFDRTVSENPFVLIDFWAGWCRPCLQFAPVYEKAAEANPDLVFAKVDTEAQQELAAAFQISSIPTLMIVRDQVAIFAQPGALPEAALTDLIGQARALDMDEVRAKIAESAPGGGADGAPGTPEA; encoded by the coding sequence GTGGCTACAGTCGAACTCACCAAGGAGAACTTCGACCGGACGGTCAGCGAGAACCCGTTCGTGCTGATCGACTTCTGGGCGGGCTGGTGCCGCCCCTGCCTGCAGTTCGCCCCGGTCTACGAAAAGGCCGCCGAGGCCAACCCCGACCTGGTCTTCGCCAAGGTGGACACCGAGGCGCAGCAGGAGCTGGCGGCGGCCTTCCAGATCAGCTCGATCCCGACGCTGATGATCGTCCGGGACCAGGTCGCCATCTTCGCGCAGCCCGGAGCGCTGCCCGAGGCGGCGCTGACCGACCTCATCGGGCAGGCCCGCGCCCTGGACATGGACGAGGTCCGGGCGAAGATCGCCGAGTCCGCCCCCGGCGGGGGCGCGGACGGGGCCCCCGGCACGCCGGAGGCCTGA
- a CDS encoding DUF6114 domain-containing protein — MLLSRWRRWRRGRPFWGGLFAVLAGAWICVLPLAPLKIMLQQGVAGIPSVLMGIIMIVLGLTAWFSPRQRSLAGVLTTLIATAALVLSNLGGFLIGTLLGILGGGLMFAWQPNAAPRTGGSAAPARPSPAGDSPTPHPDPQGAQP; from the coding sequence ATGCTTCTGAGCCGCTGGCGGCGGTGGCGGCGCGGCCGGCCCTTCTGGGGCGGGCTCTTCGCGGTCCTGGCCGGGGCCTGGATCTGCGTACTGCCGCTGGCACCGCTGAAGATCATGCTCCAGCAGGGAGTGGCGGGGATCCCGTCCGTCCTGATGGGGATCATCATGATCGTCCTCGGTCTCACCGCCTGGTTCTCCCCCCGGCAGCGCTCCCTCGCCGGGGTCCTCACCACGCTCATCGCCACCGCCGCGCTGGTCCTGTCGAACCTCGGCGGGTTCCTGATCGGCACCCTGCTCGGCATCCTCGGCGGCGGGCTGATGTTCGCCTGGCAGCCGAACGCCGCCCCGCGCACCGGGGGCTCCGCCGCCCCCGCCCGGCCCTCCCCCGCCGGGGACTCCCCCACTCCGCACCCCGATCCCCAAGGAGCACAGCCATGA
- a CDS encoding NAD(P)/FAD-dependent oxidoreductase, protein MTEAVEYDVVVLGGGPAGENIVDRTRAAGLSTALVESELVGGECSYWACVPSKALLRPALARSEARRVPGLAGAVRGPLDAEAVFAHRDYWTGDWKDDGQLDWLDSIGAHLYRGHGRLYGVRKVAVTSPEGEHHVLAARHAVVVATGTRAVVPDLPGIAGARPWTSREATSAREVPGRLLIVGGSVVAAEMATAWQALGSRVTVLVRGPGLLPRMEPFAGELVVEALTEAGAVVRTGVAVEAVVRDGPTGPVTVVLEGGETLEGDELLMATGRAPRTEDIGLDTVGLTPGGWIGVDDGCRVPGHDWLYAVGDVNHRALLTHQGKYQARIAGAAIAARAAGSPAPDTARWGAHAATADTEALPQAVFTDPEAAAVGLTLAEAERAGHRVRAVDYDLGRVSGAGLYADGYRGRARMVVDLDREVLLGATFVGPGAAELVHAATVAVVGEVPIGRLWHAVPSFPTISEVWLRLLETYRG, encoded by the coding sequence ATGACTGAAGCGGTGGAGTACGACGTCGTGGTGCTCGGTGGGGGCCCGGCCGGCGAGAACATCGTCGACCGGACCCGCGCCGCCGGGCTGAGCACGGCGCTGGTGGAGAGCGAACTCGTCGGCGGGGAGTGCTCGTACTGGGCCTGCGTCCCCAGCAAGGCCCTGCTGCGCCCGGCGCTCGCCCGGTCGGAGGCGCGCCGGGTGCCCGGCCTGGCCGGGGCGGTCCGGGGGCCGCTCGACGCGGAGGCGGTGTTCGCGCACCGCGACTACTGGACGGGTGACTGGAAGGACGACGGCCAGCTCGACTGGCTGGACTCCATCGGAGCCCACCTCTACCGGGGCCACGGCCGCCTGTACGGGGTCCGCAAGGTCGCCGTGACCAGTCCCGAGGGGGAGCACCACGTGCTCGCCGCCCGGCACGCCGTGGTCGTCGCCACCGGCACCCGGGCCGTGGTCCCGGACCTCCCCGGCATCGCCGGGGCCCGGCCGTGGACCAGCCGTGAGGCGACCTCCGCCCGGGAGGTGCCCGGCCGGCTGCTGATCGTGGGCGGTTCCGTGGTGGCCGCCGAGATGGCCACGGCCTGGCAGGCCCTCGGATCCCGGGTGACCGTCCTCGTCCGGGGGCCGGGGCTGCTGCCGAGGATGGAACCCTTCGCGGGCGAGCTGGTCGTCGAGGCGCTGACCGAGGCCGGCGCGGTGGTGCGCACCGGGGTGGCGGTCGAGGCGGTCGTACGGGACGGTCCGACCGGGCCGGTGACCGTGGTGCTGGAGGGCGGCGAGACCCTGGAGGGCGACGAGCTGCTGATGGCCACCGGGCGGGCGCCGCGGACCGAGGACATCGGGCTGGACACGGTCGGGCTGACCCCGGGCGGCTGGATCGGTGTCGACGACGGCTGCCGGGTCCCCGGGCACGACTGGCTGTACGCCGTCGGGGACGTCAACCACCGGGCGCTCCTCACCCACCAGGGCAAGTACCAGGCCCGGATCGCGGGCGCGGCCATCGCCGCCCGCGCGGCCGGATCGCCGGCCCCGGACACCGCCCGCTGGGGCGCGCACGCCGCCACCGCCGATACCGAGGCCCTGCCCCAGGCGGTGTTCACCGACCCGGAGGCCGCCGCGGTCGGCCTCACCCTCGCCGAGGCGGAGCGGGCGGGTCACCGGGTGCGCGCCGTCGACTACGACCTCGGCAGGGTGTCCGGCGCGGGCCTGTATGCCGACGGGTACCGGGGGCGGGCCCGGATGGTCGTCGACCTCGACCGGGAGGTTCTCCTGGGCGCCACCTTCGTGGGGCCCGGCGCGGCCGAACTGGTACACGCGGCGACCGTCGCGGTGGTGGGCGAGGTGCCGATCGGGCGGCTGTGGCACGCGGTTCCGTCCTTCCCGACGATCAGCGAGGTGTGGCTTCGGCTGCTGGAGACGTACCGGGGGTAG
- a CDS encoding DUF5132 domain-containing protein, with protein MLPAVPPFLIGLIAAPLVKRVAKPLVRGIIKTSVGLTIEVRRAAIEAGDEIQDLTREVAAEKLASSARVRRAKDNGEVTTQGVMAG; from the coding sequence ATGCTCCCTGCAGTTCCTCCCTTCCTCATTGGCCTGATCGCTGCCCCTCTGGTCAAGAGAGTGGCGAAACCGCTGGTGCGGGGCATCATCAAGACGTCGGTCGGCCTGACCATCGAAGTCAGGCGCGCAGCCATCGAGGCGGGCGACGAGATCCAGGACCTCACCCGTGAAGTGGCTGCCGAGAAACTGGCGAGTTCGGCTCGCGTGCGTCGTGCGAAAGACAACGGCGAGGTAACGACGCAGGGGGTCATGGCCGGCTGA
- a CDS encoding alpha/beta fold hydrolase, with the protein MRPGTHVTDAILRLLSRDWAGLGIALLPAAAGAWCVTLGTGWRVLGGVLCAVALALGLGSLRHLVHVARVRVRYPPPGRMIDVGGYRMHVLAEGDAGPKPTVVWMPGGHAGGYAMYRLHTLTRERTRSVLVDRPGSGWSDPGPFPRTTAAEAVELLTALEQAGERGPYIFVGHSFGGLLMANAARRRPDLVAGLVLLDPTPPDAVAFGPSLATLRHAARDQTALALRHLFGLHALAPKNETHSPEDPARVLAMVETRTKANCAAASILRELSPGGITRVGWQTVVHDGELSPLPLLLVAPRDLTGGDKIFDTVDDPEESARVRHFFLTVRERFLSASSTARRVYTPEGTGHDFPDHVPEFVVQVVGSLLDEHAPGAPDPL; encoded by the coding sequence ATGCGACCGGGCACACATGTCACCGACGCGATACTCCGGCTGCTCAGCCGAGACTGGGCCGGGCTGGGCATCGCCCTGCTGCCGGCGGCCGCGGGCGCATGGTGCGTCACCCTGGGAACCGGCTGGCGGGTTCTCGGCGGTGTGCTCTGCGCCGTGGCCCTCGCGCTCGGTCTCGGGTCTCTCCGCCATCTGGTGCATGTGGCCCGGGTGCGGGTGAGGTATCCGCCACCCGGGCGAATGATCGACGTGGGCGGCTACCGCATGCACGTCCTCGCCGAGGGGGATGCCGGACCGAAGCCCACCGTGGTCTGGATGCCGGGCGGCCATGCCGGTGGCTACGCCATGTACCGGCTGCACACGCTGACACGGGAACGGACGCGTTCGGTCCTGGTGGACCGTCCGGGCTCCGGCTGGAGCGACCCGGGCCCGTTCCCCCGCACGACGGCAGCCGAAGCCGTCGAACTGCTCACGGCGCTGGAGCAGGCCGGCGAGAGGGGACCCTACATTTTCGTGGGGCACTCCTTCGGGGGACTGCTCATGGCCAACGCCGCCAGGCGTCGTCCCGACCTGGTGGCCGGTCTGGTGCTGCTCGATCCCACTCCGCCCGATGCCGTCGCCTTCGGCCCTTCACTTGCGACCCTGCGGCATGCCGCGAGGGACCAGACCGCCCTCGCGCTGCGCCACCTCTTCGGCCTCCACGCCCTCGCGCCCAAGAACGAAACGCACTCTCCCGAGGACCCGGCGCGGGTTCTCGCCATGGTCGAGACCAGGACCAAGGCGAACTGCGCCGCGGCATCGATCCTGCGAGAGCTGTCACCAGGTGGCATCACCCGAGTCGGCTGGCAGACGGTCGTACACGACGGCGAGCTCAGCCCGCTCCCCCTCCTCCTCGTGGCGCCACGCGACCTGACGGGCGGTGACAAGATCTTCGACACGGTCGACGATCCGGAGGAGAGCGCCCGAGTACGGCACTTCTTCCTCACCGTGAGAGAACGCTTTCTCTCAGCATCAAGCACTGCCCGGAGGGTCTACACCCCGGAGGGAACCGGCCACGATTTTCCGGACCACGTACCCGAATTCGTTGTGCAGGTGGTGGGCTCACTGCTGGACGAACACGCGCCGGGCGCACCGGACCCGCTGTGA
- a CDS encoding metallophosphoesterase — MIVIAQLSDVHLDGGTRAAERTRAVLEYLDALPYDLDAVLMSGDIADHGTDAEYEEARRALASRHPAVVCPGNHDERGAFRRVLLGQEEPSAEPVNQVLRGEGFVLAVCDSSVPGKDHGYLEDSTLAWLDGILAGTPHEVPVLVAFHHPPVPLHTPYVDDIRQFGEERLAALAERHPHLLAFLCGHAHTAAVTTFAGRPLLVAPGVVSTLRLPWEVQTDPDHHVHLDEPPAVAFHVIGDDGRLTTHYRVVVDRPAP, encoded by the coding sequence GTGATCGTGATCGCGCAGCTCAGTGATGTCCATCTCGACGGCGGGACCCGCGCAGCGGAGCGCACCCGCGCCGTACTGGAGTACCTGGACGCCCTCCCGTACGACCTGGACGCGGTCCTGATGAGCGGCGACATAGCCGACCACGGGACGGACGCCGAGTACGAGGAGGCCCGCAGGGCGCTCGCCTCCCGCCATCCGGCCGTCGTCTGCCCCGGCAACCACGACGAGCGCGGCGCGTTCCGCCGGGTCCTGCTGGGTCAGGAGGAACCGTCCGCGGAGCCCGTGAACCAGGTGCTGCGCGGCGAGGGCTTCGTCCTGGCCGTGTGCGACTCCTCGGTCCCCGGCAAGGACCACGGTTACCTGGAGGACTCCACGCTCGCCTGGCTCGACGGCATCCTCGCCGGGACCCCGCACGAGGTCCCGGTGCTGGTCGCCTTCCACCATCCGCCGGTCCCGCTGCACACCCCGTACGTGGACGACATCAGGCAGTTCGGTGAGGAGCGGCTCGCGGCCCTCGCGGAGCGCCACCCCCACCTGCTCGCCTTCCTGTGCGGGCACGCCCACACGGCGGCCGTGACCACCTTCGCGGGCCGCCCGCTGCTGGTGGCGCCCGGGGTGGTGTCCACCCTGCGCCTGCCCTGGGAGGTGCAGACGGATCCCGACCACCACGTCCACCTCGACGAGCCGCCGGCGGTCGCCTTCCACGTGATCGGCGACGACGGGCGGCTGACGACGCACTACCGGGTGGTCGTCGACAGGCCGGCGCCGTAG
- a CDS encoding DUF5132 domain-containing protein produces the protein MLPVVPPFLIGLIAAPLLKRLGKPLMRGIVKTSVGLGIEVKRAVHEAGEGIQDLAAEATAEVLAVQMAHGAEHGTDTSAPQGGIAGRAEAGTGSAPPAAAAAAAHAAQAGSESKAAGKVRSAGSTAAKVH, from the coding sequence ATGCTGCCTGTAGTACCTCCTTTCCTGATCGGCCTGATCGCCGCGCCCCTGCTCAAAAGGCTGGGTAAACCCCTCATGCGAGGGATCGTCAAAACGTCGGTGGGCCTGGGAATCGAAGTCAAGAGGGCCGTCCACGAAGCCGGCGAGGGAATCCAGGATCTCGCGGCCGAGGCGACCGCCGAAGTGCTTGCCGTCCAGATGGCGCACGGAGCCGAGCACGGCACCGACACCAGCGCCCCGCAGGGCGGTATCGCGGGCCGGGCCGAGGCGGGCACCGGGTCGGCGCCCCCGGCCGCGGCGGCCGCAGCGGCCCACGCGGCGCAGGCCGGCAGCGAGAGCAAGGCCGCCGGCAAGGTCCGCAGCGCCGGTTCGACCGCCGCCAAGGTGCACTGA